The nucleotide window ACTGCACTCTTACCACTAGACAAAATCCCTAGGGCTTGGGCTCCTTAGTTTACTAGAAGAgcaaaaattttcttttccgATAGACAAACCTTCAGGATTGTCAGATTGGACTCAAGTATGGAGAAGGCATTTGCACTTTTCCTTCTGTAATTATTATCTTCTTAGCACTTGTAGGGTTGGTTAAATACTAGTGAGTATTGACTATTCCAAAAAATATAGGCAACAAGAACTAATGACTAATTCATACTATTGTCTTTGAGTACAAATCCTAATAGtttatacaagaaaagaaaattggaAATAGAAACATAATGAGAAGAAACCCTCCAAGAATATTAAGTGAGGTGCACGTCAAGAAGGCGAGGGTGATGTGGTGCACCTTTTGGTTAGTAGGCAGCAGAAATGCAAAAGAGGTGATTTTAGGACATCATGAAGGAGAACAATACATTTAGATCCTTCATTTCACCATACAACTCCACTGCAACTACATTGCAATGGACTGCAACTATATATCCAGTAAAAATCATCTTGAAGGCATCTATTCATACATAAAAATCCTAAACTATTTTTTCTATTCTATTGATAACATCTTTTACCAGTAAAATCCCAAGTCAATTGGGGTACTATTGTGATATGCGTTCAGCCTCATACTACTCTATCTATTTTTCTTGGATATGTATACATAATATCCTGCTGGTGACATCTGAAATTTATTGTAAAATTAGGCACTACCCATATCGTCTCCATATAAATGTCAAATAGGAATCAAACTTATGAGCATCTGATAGAATAGTTGGTTTTACAAATTAATCTCCACACTGTAAGGGCACAATTCATTGGAAAATCCCAAAATACTTCAACAGATCACAAATAAAACACCAAAACTCTGCTACTAAATGCACGGCATGTTTAGCAGAAACCAAACAAATTTTTCTACCAGAGTTGCATAAATCAATGACGCATATCAGAAGTTAAAACAAACCCAACGAGAAAGATCAAATTGGGACAGTATAACATCCGCGGCCTTCAAAGTCCTATCGATGTTCTCATGAGCCTTCCGATAGCATGAGTCCTAATCTACAAAGAGCACATTGAGTACCAGTCAATAAATGGCAAAactgaaaagaccaaaaatgtCGATGCAACAAATCAGCAAGTCTTAACCAAAATCAGTTGTAAGAATTTCAATCAGCCCGGTTAGCTCAATATGGAAATCATGAAATGACAAACAAACCCAAAGCTCATCTCTTTCAACATTCAGATCCTATCAAGCAAGAATCACTTCAGTTCCCAACGTAAGTATAAATCCCATGCTTCTTcaccaaaataaaaagaaaaatcaacaaaagtCGCACTTTGCTTTCAATTTctcatcttcattcttttctactaacagattaaaaaaaatgaactaaaaGTTCTTTGCTTTCCATTTTTCTCCATCAGGAACGCTAATTAGTTGTAAGAACTTTCAATCAGCCTGGTTGGCTCAAAATGGAAATCATGAAATGAAAAACAAGCCCAAAACTCATCTCTTTCAACAGTCAGATCCTTCAACAAGAATCACTTTAGTTCCCAACACAagtatacacacacacacacccgcgcacacacaaaaaaaaaatcaacagaaGGCCCACTTTGTTTTTAATTTCTCTTACACATTCTTTTCTactaatatattcaaaatttgaactaaaaaaattcttttcaatCAGCCCGGTTGGCTCAAAATGGAAATAATGAAATGACAAACAAAACCAAATTTCATCCTATCAACCAAGATTAACTTTAGTTCCCAAGTCAAGTATAAACCCCCACCCCCTCTTCCcagaaaagaggaagaaaaatcaacaaaactcacacttagctTTCGATTTTCTCATATTCATTCATTTCTActaacatattaaaaaattgaactaaaagttcttttctttccatttttctcCTTCAGGAACATTAGTTAGTTGTAAGAACTTTCAATCAGCCCAATTGGCTCAAAATGGAAATCATGAAATGCTAAACAAACCCAAATCTTATCTCTTTCAACATTCAGATCCTATCAACTGTATCAAGCAAGAATCACTTTAGTTCCCACCAAAATAAAGAACCCCCGCCTCCACCCccaaaaacaaacaaatcaacaacaacaccaaGAACGGATCTAAGAGGGCTTGAGGGTGTTCACCTGAAGCCCCTCatcaaaaaattacatttttattatgCATACATAGATTATCAATCTCCTAAACACAAGACTACAGGTCACCTCAGTGGTTCAGAATTCACCTTGAGGTTCCAAGTTCAAATCTTTGTTTCACAAACCCCTTAGTAAAAAGCCTGGATCATActttgttttcaattttctcatattcACTCTTTTCTACTAACATATCCAAACTTTGAACTAAAaagttcctttctttccatttttctcCATCAGAAATGGCACCAAATATTCTTAGTAACATAAACTAGATCCAATTCAAGAACTTGGGATCTTCAATTGAAACAAGCAAAATCACAACAAGGGTTTACCTGAGTGGGACGCATAGCAGTTTCAAGAGCAGAAAGACGATGATCAAAAGAACCCAAGATAGAAACCATGTTATCTGTAATTGACTGACTTTTCTGTACTGATTCTCTCATCATTGTTGCTCTTTCGCTTAACATATCAACAGCTACTATTCCTCCTTCCCCACCTCTGTTTCTTGGCATAATACCCATCTTTTTTTGCCCCTTTTCTCTTGAAGACTTAGTTCTacttttgaagaagaagaagaagaagaagaaattgatcggaaatgagaaaaaagagTTGTGCAAATGAAGGAATAGaagaataaaaacaaatgaatatGTTCAACAGAGAGCAAATAAAAAGAGGGCTAATATTTAGTTGACAATGGTGGACAGATGCATAACAGGGTGGgcaataaattttatataaataaatcataacatTAGGTGAGCTTTCGATTTCGAGTTCTCTTGTGACAACATAACTTT belongs to Solanum stenotomum isolate F172 unplaced genomic scaffold, ASM1918654v1 scaffold28252, whole genome shotgun sequence and includes:
- the LOC125851613 gene encoding exocyst complex component EXO70A1-like, with translation MGIMPRNRGGEGGIVAVDMLSERATMMRESVQKSQSITDNMVSILGSFDHRLSALETAMRPTQIRTHAIGRLMRTSIGL